Proteins from a genomic interval of Paenibacillus sp. FSL H8-0048:
- a CDS encoding TetR/AcrR family transcriptional regulator, giving the protein MPPKKQITAIQIVEKAFEMVRQEGYESITARKLAQALNCSTQPIYQSFTDMNGLKLALTHKAQEWMMKFISMNGDADLPAELSRILGYVQFANTEKYLFQLIFASGGGNREADQPFMPKESGIDLNMIIYAHGIVMMMAYNTLPLPWDTVKGMIVKAYDSFKRSDQ; this is encoded by the coding sequence ATGCCGCCAAAAAAGCAAATCACAGCTATTCAGATTGTAGAAAAAGCCTTTGAAATGGTACGTCAAGAGGGCTATGAATCCATTACCGCTAGGAAGCTTGCCCAAGCGCTCAACTGTTCCACACAACCGATCTATCAGTCCTTCACCGACATGAATGGCCTTAAGCTTGCTCTCACCCACAAAGCCCAAGAGTGGATGATGAAGTTTATTTCCATGAACGGGGATGCGGATTTACCTGCTGAGTTGTCACGTATCCTGGGATATGTCCAATTTGCCAATACGGAAAAATATCTGTTCCAGCTTATTTTCGCCTCCGGCGGGGGGAACAGAGAAGCTGATCAGCCGTTTATGCCCAAGGAGAGCGGAATCGACTTGAACATGATCATTTATGCTCACGGCATTGTTATGATGATGGCCTACAATACACTTCCATTGCCATGGGATACCGTTAAAGGAATGATTGTGAAGGCGTACGATTCTTTTAAGAGAAGTGATCAATAA
- a CDS encoding HAMP domain-containing sensor histidine kinase, whose translation MKNKRSFRGVIMRRFIGYTFGIALTLLVLELLFGLLTWKNGMNFAELASSPLAKGTESLQVTLSVIWILITAAVYVIGIALFGRGINRKLMEPVRKMEEGFKAVTSGDMEIKLDFETETEFGEMRDAFNYMARRLKDAEEQRKSIESERMQLFSHIAHDLRTPMTTISGYAGALAGGLVEEPDKQREYHLAIQAKSGQMNQLIDQLLAYSKLGAPEYKLKLAKVDLVELLRVSCAALFGEIESKQLSLELQLPGQPVFYMSDPLEISRAINNLLTNAIRHNPSGSLLYVGLTDESGRIAIHIADNGAMIPESIAGNLFEPFVSGSASRSASSGTGLGLAIVHKVMERHSGGVSVLNAASPYTKEFVLDFPKK comes from the coding sequence GTGAAGAACAAGCGCAGCTTCAGAGGAGTCATCATGCGCAGATTCATAGGCTACACCTTCGGCATTGCGCTGACGCTGCTGGTCCTGGAGTTATTGTTCGGTCTGTTGACATGGAAGAACGGGATGAACTTCGCGGAGCTGGCCTCTTCCCCGCTGGCTAAGGGAACGGAGTCGCTTCAGGTCACGCTGTCCGTAATCTGGATTCTTATTACAGCCGCCGTTTATGTTATCGGGATTGCCTTGTTCGGGCGCGGGATCAACAGGAAGCTTATGGAGCCCGTAAGGAAGATGGAAGAAGGGTTCAAGGCGGTGACCTCGGGCGATATGGAGATCAAGCTGGATTTTGAGACCGAAACAGAATTTGGAGAAATGCGGGATGCGTTCAACTATATGGCCCGGAGGCTGAAGGATGCAGAAGAACAGAGGAAGAGCATAGAGAGTGAACGGATGCAGCTGTTCTCGCACATAGCCCATGACCTGCGGACTCCTATGACAACAATCTCCGGCTATGCAGGGGCTTTGGCAGGAGGGTTGGTTGAGGAACCGGACAAACAGCGGGAATACCATCTGGCGATCCAAGCGAAATCGGGGCAGATGAACCAATTGATAGACCAGCTGCTGGCCTATTCCAAGCTGGGTGCACCTGAATACAAGCTGAAGCTGGCGAAGGTTGATCTTGTGGAGTTGCTTCGAGTATCTTGCGCTGCTCTGTTTGGTGAAATCGAAAGTAAGCAGTTGAGCTTAGAGCTGCAATTACCGGGCCAGCCCGTGTTTTACATGTCAGACCCGCTGGAAATAAGCCGGGCCATCAACAATCTGCTGACCAATGCAATCCGTCATAACCCGTCAGGCAGCCTGCTATATGTGGGATTAACGGATGAATCTGGCCGGATTGCAATCCATATTGCCGATAATGGAGCAATGATTCCGGAGTCTATCGCCGGCAATCTGTTCGAGCCGTTTGTATCCGGCAGCGCTTCAAGAAGTGCGAGCAGCGGAACCGGGCTCGGGCTGGCTATTGTGCACAAGGTGATGGAACGGCATTCCGGCGGGGTTAGTGTATTGAACGCAGCTTCACCTTATACGAAGGAGTTTGTCCTCGATTTTCCCAAAAAATAA
- a CDS encoding endonuclease/exonuclease/phosphatase family protein, protein MSTYEMASFNIRLDTTADGENSWEFRKEHMLRMIRHYRWDVFGLQEARGNQLRDLAALEDYEVEGISRDHDPEGEHCPVFYNKSVFTKEDGGTFWLSETPEVPSKSWGADYNRICTWVRLQDTRNGNRIHFVNTHLDHISEDARYRGARMILDWIRNQSGNLPVVLTGDFNAIPDERCYREIIAHLTDTRRAVDAHYGPWGTFTGFRYDIPWDELQEIDYIFTDKQVKVLKTRTVTDSFDRKYPSDHYPVTATLVI, encoded by the coding sequence ATGAGTACTTACGAAATGGCTTCCTTTAATATCCGCCTGGACACTACGGCAGATGGAGAGAACAGCTGGGAGTTCCGCAAGGAGCATATGCTGCGCATGATCCGGCATTACCGCTGGGACGTCTTCGGACTGCAGGAGGCGCGGGGCAATCAGCTGAGGGATTTGGCAGCACTTGAGGATTATGAGGTGGAGGGCATCAGCCGTGATCATGATCCTGAAGGCGAACACTGCCCGGTCTTTTATAACAAGTCCGTATTCACCAAGGAAGACGGAGGCACCTTCTGGCTATCGGAGACGCCGGAGGTTCCGTCCAAGTCCTGGGGTGCTGACTACAACCGGATCTGCACCTGGGTGAGACTGCAGGATACAAGAAACGGGAATCGGATTCACTTTGTGAATACCCATCTGGACCATATCAGTGAGGACGCCAGATACCGCGGTGCGCGGATGATTCTGGACTGGATTCGTAATCAAAGCGGGAATCTCCCGGTTGTATTGACAGGGGATTTCAATGCCATACCGGACGAACGTTGCTACCGGGAGATTATAGCACATCTGACCGATACCCGCAGAGCAGTTGATGCACACTATGGTCCCTGGGGTACATTCACCGGTTTCCGCTACGATATTCCGTGGGATGAGCTTCAGGAGATCGATTATATTTTTACGGACAAGCAGGTGAAGGTGCTGAAGACCCGGACGGTAACCGACAGCTTCGACCGGAAATACCCTTCGGATCATTATCCTGTTACAGCAACTCTGGTAATCTAA
- a CDS encoding Crp/Fnr family transcriptional regulator, with translation MKEHSCQHAAEPCTRKVPIFAALTDEDLTRISAMIKHRKFTKGQPLILEGAPSDTLYIIQQGHVKLSKLTPEGKEQILHILTNGDFFGELSIFNSDELSNFSAYALKDTNICLLTRSDMEQLMTENPDISLRLLSSVTKRLAHTENLAQSLATKDPEIRIAYMIMELSEKYGKPRGGRVHIDLPLSREELASYVGVTRETISRKFSRFEDSGLIKLIGNKQMVVMDPSGVEKYMGL, from the coding sequence ATGAAAGAGCATTCCTGCCAGCACGCCGCAGAACCTTGTACACGCAAGGTACCGATTTTTGCCGCGCTGACCGACGAGGATCTTACCCGGATCAGCGCGATGATTAAGCACCGCAAATTCACCAAGGGCCAGCCGCTAATTCTCGAAGGCGCGCCGTCCGATACGCTGTACATTATTCAGCAGGGACATGTGAAATTATCCAAGCTCACGCCCGAAGGGAAGGAGCAGATTTTACATATCCTGACGAACGGGGATTTCTTCGGAGAGCTCAGTATTTTCAACAGTGACGAGCTTAGCAACTTCAGTGCGTATGCGCTGAAAGACACCAATATCTGCCTGCTGACCCGCAGCGATATGGAGCAGCTAATGACCGAGAATCCCGACATCTCCCTGCGCCTGCTCTCAAGCGTAACCAAACGCCTCGCCCACACCGAGAATCTGGCGCAGAGTCTGGCCACCAAGGACCCGGAAATCCGGATCGCTTATATGATTATGGAGCTGAGTGAGAAATACGGCAAGCCGCGCGGCGGACGCGTTCATATCGACCTGCCGCTGTCCCGCGAAGAGCTGGCCAGTTATGTCGGAGTGACCCGGGAGACGATCAGCAGGAAGTTCTCCCGCTTCGAGGACTCCGGCCTGATCAAGCTGATCGGCAACAAGCAGATGGTCGTCATGGACCCGTCGGGTGTGGAGAAATATATGGGCCTTTAA
- a CDS encoding glycerophosphodiester phosphodiesterase, producing the protein MMKMFRHKGYFIGVHIVLCISLFSTLYAYSPVIRVKVKEIIEPADKVYTIAHRGASGYAPENTLAAFELAREMNADSIELDIHLTKDLIPVVIHDETVNRTTSGKGYVKNMTLEQIKQLDAGSWFNQAYPMFARDLYIGLTVPTLEEVFEMFGKDMSYVIEIKEPAPKFGIEAILNETILKYDLAKRVSVHSFSAASLRKLHAINPDIPLYQLVWNDYAATRVTQSYLDTVKTYAVGISPNFQGISAAYVAQVKRAGLKIIPYTVNYQLNMDKAYSWGVDGVHTNYPDRFLEVIAANRAKGKW; encoded by the coding sequence ATGATGAAGATGTTCAGACATAAGGGTTATTTTATCGGAGTCCATATTGTATTGTGTATTTCCTTGTTCTCCACCCTGTACGCGTATTCTCCGGTCATCCGGGTGAAAGTGAAGGAGATCATTGAACCGGCAGACAAAGTCTATACGATTGCCCACCGCGGCGCGTCCGGTTATGCTCCTGAGAACACGCTTGCCGCCTTCGAGCTGGCGCGTGAGATGAATGCCGACTCGATTGAGCTCGATATCCATCTGACCAAGGACCTGATTCCGGTCGTGATTCATGACGAGACGGTTAACCGTACCACCAGCGGCAAAGGCTATGTGAAGAATATGACCCTGGAGCAGATCAAGCAGCTCGATGCAGGCTCATGGTTCAATCAGGCTTACCCGATGTTCGCCAGAGATCTCTATATTGGACTTACCGTCCCTACTCTTGAGGAAGTATTCGAGATGTTCGGCAAGGACATGAGCTATGTGATCGAGATCAAGGAGCCTGCCCCGAAGTTCGGGATCGAAGCGATCCTGAATGAAACGATTCTGAAATATGATCTCGCCAAAAGGGTATCCGTACACTCCTTCAGCGCAGCCAGTCTGCGGAAGCTTCATGCGATCAACCCGGATATCCCGCTATATCAGCTGGTATGGAATGATTATGCGGCTACAAGGGTGACTCAGTCCTATCTGGATACCGTGAAGACTTATGCCGTAGGCATCAGTCCCAATTTCCAGGGAATTAGTGCTGCTTATGTAGCGCAGGTGAAGAGGGCCGGGCTGAAGATCATCCCGTACACGGTGAACTACCAGCTCAATATGGATAAAGCCTACTCCTGGGGAGTAGACGGAGTGCACACCAATTATCCCGACCGCTTCCTTGAAGTGATTGCTGCCAACAGGGCGAAAGGCAAATGGTAG
- a CDS encoding ABC transporter permease, protein MYLQMINNDLRKSKLITATIMVFILVAAMLTSLAASLTVNLSGAIDNMLRSSKALHFMQMHTGKVDMNQLRHFAETNGSVEEYQVLEFLNIEGAEIVIGDDTLAGSIQDNGLSVQGEKFDYLLDLNGKVIHPADGEIYVPVYYRQEGKAVLGDTVKIHGISFHVAGFLRDSTMNAALVSSKRFLVSPADFERVREFGQLEHLIEFRLLDGVNYPAFEAAYLDAGLPANGPPAITYNQVKMINGITDGIMIAVLVLIGILVIIVAFLCIRFTLLATIEEDYKEIGVMKAIGIRVSQIKKLYLAKYGAITGAACVLGFLASLPLQMPFMQNIRLYMGDSGSRFPGLLCGLAGAVLICVVVMLYVNGVLQRFRNISPAQAVRFGTSRESSAPARGFRLSHNRLFTRNIFIGVKDVLSRKKLYVTMTIVLVISSFIMIVPYNISRTISAPSFITNMGMGISDVNIGVLRTRVEDVQGKAQEVAARLDEDQNVEKYALFTSRMLERRTDEGTLEKLRVTFGDYSAFPITYSKGRAPQAEAEIALSVLNAEDLEQNIGDELIVRVDGMEKHLKVCGIYSDVTNGGRTAQANFNMNNGEILSVGVAVTFRDRQSVQAAISQYREQFPSAKITGIDETIGQMLGPMRKSIQKASIVSTLATVLLTLLVTTLFMNMLVMKDRYPIAIMKAIGFTSRDIRRQYLSRSITVLVAGVITGTLLANTLGELVGVAIVSSFGAAAFQFAVDPWFVYFISPLLIAGCVVAAARLGISGIQALPIAGHIKED, encoded by the coding sequence ATGTATCTTCAAATGATCAATAACGATCTGCGCAAAAGCAAGCTGATTACCGCCACGATTATGGTATTCATCCTCGTTGCCGCCATGCTGACCTCGCTCGCCGCATCGCTGACCGTGAATCTGTCCGGCGCGATTGATAACATGCTTCGATCTTCGAAGGCGCTCCACTTCATGCAAATGCATACTGGCAAGGTTGATATGAATCAATTGCGGCACTTCGCGGAGACGAATGGAAGTGTTGAGGAATATCAGGTGCTGGAGTTCCTCAATATCGAGGGTGCAGAGATTGTGATCGGGGATGATACGCTTGCCGGAAGCATACAGGACAACGGCCTTTCCGTACAGGGTGAGAAATTCGACTACCTGCTGGACTTAAACGGTAAGGTGATTCATCCGGCTGACGGTGAAATCTATGTCCCTGTCTATTACAGGCAGGAAGGGAAGGCAGTACTTGGAGATACAGTGAAGATCCATGGTATTTCCTTCCATGTTGCGGGGTTTTTGCGGGATTCGACCATGAATGCGGCGCTTGTAAGCTCCAAAAGGTTCCTTGTGAGCCCGGCGGATTTCGAGCGGGTCCGTGAGTTCGGACAGTTGGAGCACCTGATTGAATTCCGGCTACTGGATGGGGTTAACTATCCGGCATTTGAGGCTGCTTATCTGGATGCTGGACTCCCGGCCAACGGTCCGCCTGCGATCACGTACAATCAGGTGAAGATGATCAACGGCATTACGGATGGCATTATGATTGCTGTGCTGGTACTGATTGGCATACTGGTCATCATCGTGGCGTTCTTGTGCATTCGCTTTACGCTACTGGCAACGATTGAAGAGGATTATAAGGAAATAGGCGTAATGAAGGCCATCGGGATACGGGTATCACAGATTAAGAAGCTGTACCTTGCGAAATATGGTGCGATTACGGGTGCAGCTTGTGTGCTGGGCTTTCTGGCCTCTTTGCCGCTCCAAATGCCTTTTATGCAAAATATACGTCTGTACATGGGCGATAGCGGGAGCCGGTTCCCCGGATTACTCTGCGGGCTTGCAGGCGCAGTGCTCATCTGCGTGGTGGTCATGCTATATGTGAATGGTGTGCTGCAGCGCTTCCGTAACATCTCCCCGGCGCAGGCGGTGAGGTTCGGTACTTCGCGCGAATCCTCGGCACCGGCCAGAGGCTTCCGGCTGAGTCACAACAGACTGTTCACCCGAAATATCTTTATAGGCGTCAAGGATGTGCTATCCCGCAAGAAGCTGTATGTCACCATGACGATAGTGCTGGTGATCTCTTCATTCATTATGATTGTGCCGTATAATATCAGCCGTACAATCTCTGCCCCAAGCTTCATCACCAATATGGGGATGGGCATCAGCGATGTGAATATCGGAGTGCTGCGGACACGGGTGGAGGATGTTCAGGGGAAGGCACAGGAGGTTGCAGCCCGGCTGGATGAAGATCAGAATGTTGAGAAATATGCATTATTCACCAGCCGGATGCTAGAGAGAAGAACAGATGAAGGAACGCTGGAGAAGCTGCGGGTGACCTTTGGGGACTATTCCGCTTTTCCTATTACGTATTCCAAAGGCCGTGCGCCGCAAGCGGAAGCAGAGATCGCCCTCTCGGTACTGAATGCGGAAGACCTCGAACAGAATATTGGGGATGAGCTCATCGTAAGGGTTGACGGCATGGAAAAGCACCTGAAGGTGTGCGGGATTTACTCCGATGTCACGAACGGCGGGCGTACAGCACAGGCTAATTTCAACATGAATAACGGGGAGATTCTAAGCGTGGGGGTTGCGGTTACGTTCCGGGACCGTCAGAGTGTTCAGGCAGCCATATCACAGTACCGGGAACAATTCCCCTCAGCCAAAATTACCGGCATCGACGAGACCATCGGGCAGATGCTCGGTCCTATGCGTAAGTCTATACAAAAGGCATCAATAGTCTCTACTCTGGCAACCGTCCTGCTCACACTTCTGGTAACAACGTTATTTATGAATATGTTGGTGATGAAGGATCGTTATCCCATTGCGATAATGAAAGCTATCGGCTTCACCAGCAGGGATATTCGCAGGCAGTATCTTTCGCGTTCCATCACCGTGCTGGTGGCTGGTGTCATCACTGGTACGCTTTTGGCAAATACGCTGGGAGAGCTTGTGGGGGTGGCCATCGTGTCTTCCTTCGGCGCAGCAGCCTTTCAGTTCGCGGTAGACCCGTGGTTTGTCTATTTCATTTCGCCTCTGCTAATTGCAGGCTGTGTCGTTGCCGCTGCCAGGTTAGGGATTTCGGGCATCCAGGCCTTACCAATTGCCGGGCATATCAAGGAGGATTAA
- a CDS encoding NAD(P)/FAD-dependent oxidoreductase produces MSKHYVIVGGGVTAVHAAKAIRDQDADSEISIIGEESGLPYNRIKLTKGLFTDLHSEKVLIKKEKWYRDNRITVQSSTRIVSIHPERQTVETESGQCVEYHKLLLCMGAKNRALTIQGAGLANVHTIRELADADRLKDSLKEGSRVTVIGGGVQGIETAWALHEAGYKVTVVEYAPALMGRQLDSYSSKHLQETLEHSGVKVILQAGVASIEGTEVVTGVTLNDGTSFPCDHVVYSIGIVPNTALVDGSVIEVRSGIIVDEHLQTSAPNIYAAGDVAEFGGLVEGLWGGAMEQGKIAGSNMAEALSVYRRAVPVTLFNAFGVSLFSIGNTDERNCDESVCGEENGAYTRIFVKDHVIVGALSWQGAAASLAYKAAVEQGVRLSGSADGKSIEEIITEAQAVLN; encoded by the coding sequence ATGTCGAAGCATTACGTAATCGTTGGGGGCGGTGTAACCGCCGTCCATGCTGCCAAAGCGATCCGCGATCAGGACGCGGACTCGGAAATCTCGATTATCGGGGAAGAGAGCGGCCTGCCGTATAACCGGATCAAGCTGACCAAAGGCCTGTTCACCGACCTGCACAGCGAGAAGGTTCTGATCAAGAAGGAGAAATGGTACCGTGATAACCGCATCACCGTGCAGTCGTCCACCCGCATCGTGTCTATCCATCCGGAGCGCCAGACGGTAGAGACAGAGAGCGGCCAGTGTGTGGAATACCATAAGCTGCTGCTCTGCATGGGGGCGAAGAACCGCGCATTAACCATCCAGGGTGCCGGACTTGCCAACGTACACACCATCCGGGAGCTGGCTGACGCAGACCGGCTGAAGGACAGTCTTAAGGAAGGCAGCCGCGTAACCGTCATTGGCGGAGGGGTGCAGGGGATTGAGACCGCCTGGGCGCTTCACGAGGCAGGGTATAAGGTGACCGTGGTTGAATATGCACCTGCCCTGATGGGCAGACAGCTCGACAGCTACTCTTCCAAGCATCTGCAAGAAACCCTTGAACATTCAGGGGTGAAGGTGATTCTTCAAGCGGGTGTGGCTTCCATCGAGGGGACAGAGGTTGTCACCGGGGTTACGCTGAATGACGGCACGAGCTTCCCGTGTGACCATGTGGTCTACTCGATTGGGATTGTTCCGAATACTGCTCTGGTTGACGGCTCGGTGATTGAGGTCCGCAGCGGCATCATTGTGGATGAACATCTGCAGACGAGTGCTCCGAATATCTATGCAGCCGGGGACGTTGCAGAGTTCGGCGGGCTGGTGGAAGGCCTGTGGGGCGGAGCAATGGAACAGGGCAAGATCGCAGGAAGCAATATGGCTGAAGCCCTGAGTGTGTACCGCAGAGCGGTTCCGGTAACCTTGTTCAATGCGTTCGGGGTGTCCTTATTCTCCATTGGCAACACCGATGAGCGGAATTGCGATGAGTCGGTATGCGGTGAAGAGAATGGAGCGTACACACGGATTTTTGTGAAGGATCATGTCATTGTCGGGGCGTTGTCCTGGCAGGGTGCTGCAGCTTCGCTGGCTTACAAGGCGGCTGTTGAGCAAGGCGTCCGGCTGAGCGGAAGTGCTGACGGCAAGAGCATCGAAGAGATTATAACTGAGGCGCAGGCTGTATTGAATTAA
- a CDS encoding response regulator transcription factor — protein sequence MMNQTILIVDDEKEIRELLRLYVEKDGYTVIQAGNGREALKQAAAARIDLAVIDIMMPELDGYQLIKGLREYSNLPIIVVSAKTENHEKILGLDLGADDYVTKPFDPLEVLARIKAQLRRSSGVEADSAADKLMAGELCLDISVCSLSWGSTAIHLTATEFNILKLFMQSPGRVYTKQQLYEAAWQETAIVDDNTVMVAISKLRAKLPGGCGVSIGTVRGLGYRLEVQP from the coding sequence ATGATGAACCAAACAATTCTGATAGTGGATGATGAGAAGGAGATCCGGGAGCTCCTGCGCCTGTATGTTGAAAAGGATGGATATACCGTGATTCAGGCCGGTAACGGCCGGGAAGCATTGAAGCAGGCGGCCGCTGCACGGATTGATCTGGCTGTCATCGACATCATGATGCCGGAGCTTGATGGCTATCAGTTAATTAAGGGCCTGAGAGAGTACAGCAATCTGCCTATTATCGTCGTTAGTGCCAAGACGGAGAATCACGAGAAAATTCTGGGGCTTGACCTTGGCGCGGATGATTATGTGACTAAGCCGTTTGACCCTTTGGAGGTGCTTGCGCGGATTAAAGCCCAATTACGCCGCAGTAGCGGAGTTGAAGCGGATTCCGCAGCGGATAAGCTGATGGCAGGGGAGCTCTGCCTGGATATATCTGTTTGCAGTCTAAGCTGGGGGAGCACCGCGATCCACCTTACCGCAACAGAATTTAACATCTTGAAGCTGTTTATGCAAAGCCCAGGGCGCGTATATACCAAACAGCAGTTGTATGAAGCGGCCTGGCAGGAGACGGCTATCGTGGATGATAATACGGTGATGGTGGCCATCAGCAAGCTGCGCGCCAAGCTTCCCGGCGGCTGCGGGGTGTCCATTGGAACCGTTCGGGGATTAGGGTACCGGCTGGAGGTTCAGCCGTGA
- a CDS encoding ABC transporter ATP-binding protein, translating to MSSIITGTHIVKTYGKGIEKATVLNGVDVDITEGEFVAVMGPSGSGKTTLMFALSGMDEITEGSVKFGDTELSGLRENRLADLRRTRMGFIFQQPTMLMNLNLLDNIMLPAAQDGKRNTAELVQKAAHLMIQTGIAGLENRRTTEVSGGQLQRAGICRALINTPEILFADEPTGALNSKTAEEIMELLVAINQAGTAIMLVTHDTRVAARAERVLFMRDGSIVSELVLPKFSGGDLVARGEKVLARMAAAGI from the coding sequence ATGAGCAGCATTATTACAGGTACCCATATCGTGAAAACGTACGGCAAGGGTATAGAAAAGGCGACAGTGTTGAATGGAGTAGACGTAGATATAACAGAAGGTGAATTTGTTGCTGTAATGGGACCGTCAGGCTCAGGCAAAACGACATTGATGTTCGCGCTCAGCGGCATGGATGAGATTACAGAGGGATCGGTCAAATTTGGCGATACAGAATTATCCGGTCTCCGGGAAAATAGGCTTGCGGATCTTCGCCGTACCCGGATGGGGTTTATCTTTCAGCAGCCTACAATGCTGATGAACCTGAATCTGCTGGATAATATCATGCTTCCCGCCGCGCAGGATGGCAAGAGGAATACAGCGGAACTCGTGCAAAAAGCGGCACACCTGATGATCCAGACAGGCATTGCCGGTCTGGAAAACAGGCGTACCACGGAGGTATCCGGTGGCCAGCTCCAGCGGGCCGGAATCTGCCGCGCGCTGATCAACACCCCGGAGATCCTATTTGCCGATGAGCCAACCGGTGCGCTGAACTCAAAGACCGCAGAGGAAATCATGGAATTGCTGGTGGCCATCAATCAAGCGGGCACAGCCATAATGCTTGTGACCCATGACACGAGAGTCGCCGCCAGGGCGGAGCGGGTACTGTTCATGAGGGACGGGAGCATCGTCTCCGAACTGGTGCTGCCAAAGTTCAGCGGCGGGGATCTGGTGGCCAGAGGGGAGAAGGTGCTTGCCCGGATGGCGGCTGCGGGCATTTAG
- a CDS encoding PRK06851 family protein: protein MAAGILRYFADGNTALGFYSLFESNLQGLRRIFILKGGPGTGKSSLMKAIGTEWAERGYQIELIHCSSDKDSIDGVIIPALGVGIVDGTAPHVIEPKAPGVIEEYVNLGEARDSAALIGQRGIIEELNRKTADAYAAAYSRFAEALNIHDEWEKIYFEHMDFGQADQLTALMLEQLFGEANLQKSAEVKHRFLGAATPAGSVDFVPNLTEGLSRRFFLKGRAGTGKSTILRKIAAEAEKRGFDTEIYHCGFDPHSLDMVIVRELDFAIFDSTSPHEYYPERAGDVIIDTYEAVVAPGTDERLAGPLEEISAQYKATMKTAIAALAKAKLHRDELKGIYIAAMDFSVADAARNRISAELASMLA from the coding sequence ATGGCTGCGGGAATTTTAAGATATTTTGCCGACGGGAATACGGCACTTGGCTTCTACAGTTTGTTCGAATCAAATCTTCAAGGACTCCGGAGGATATTCATCTTGAAAGGCGGACCCGGTACCGGCAAATCCTCGCTGATGAAAGCAATCGGCACAGAATGGGCAGAGCGGGGTTATCAAATTGAGCTGATCCATTGTTCATCCGATAAGGATTCTATTGACGGGGTCATTATTCCCGCGCTTGGCGTGGGCATTGTTGACGGGACTGCGCCCCATGTGATCGAGCCTAAGGCTCCCGGAGTAATTGAGGAATACGTGAACCTGGGGGAAGCACGGGACTCGGCAGCGCTTATCGGCCAAAGGGGGATCATTGAGGAGCTGAACCGGAAGACCGCGGATGCCTATGCGGCAGCGTACAGCAGATTTGCGGAGGCCCTGAACATTCATGACGAATGGGAAAAGATCTACTTTGAGCATATGGACTTCGGCCAGGCGGATCAACTAACGGCCTTAATGCTGGAACAGTTGTTTGGCGAAGCGAATCTTCAGAAGAGTGCTGAAGTGAAGCACCGGTTTCTGGGCGCAGCAACGCCGGCAGGATCGGTTGACTTTGTGCCTAATTTGACCGAAGGGCTGTCCAGACGCTTCTTCCTCAAAGGCCGGGCCGGAACCGGCAAATCAACCATCCTCCGCAAAATCGCCGCTGAGGCGGAGAAGAGGGGCTTTGATACGGAAATCTATCATTGCGGATTTGATCCCCACAGTCTGGATATGGTTATTGTGCGTGAGCTTGATTTTGCGATATTTGACAGCACCAGCCCGCATGAATATTACCCGGAGCGGGCAGGAGACGTAATCATCGATACCTATGAAGCTGTTGTTGCACCTGGAACGGATGAGCGCCTCGCCGGTCCGCTAGAGGAAATAAGCGCACAATATAAGGCCACAATGAAAACAGCAATAGCTGCGTTGGCAAAGGCCAAGTTGCACCGGGATGAATTAAAGGGAATATATATCGCAGCAATGGATTTTAGCGTGGCGGATGCGGCCAGAAACCGGATTTCTGCTGAACTGGCAAGTATGCTGGCTTAG
- the rd gene encoding rubredoxin, whose translation MKKYICTPCGYIYNPAVGDPDEDVAAGTAFEDLPEDWVCPVCGEDTSHFVPVEEKNTITQ comes from the coding sequence ATGAAAAAATATATCTGTACCCCTTGCGGCTACATCTACAACCCGGCGGTAGGCGATCCCGATGAGGATGTAGCCGCCGGCACAGCATTCGAGGATCTGCCGGAGGATTGGGTCTGCCCGGTCTGCGGAGAGGATACCAGCCACTTCGTACCTGTCGAAGAGAAGAATACAATTACCCAATAG